Proteins co-encoded in one Armatimonadota bacterium genomic window:
- the ndhC gene encoding NADH-quinone oxidoreductase subunit A, producing the protein MLVDYLPILVHLVLAVGLTAALLGAHALLGGRRPTPAKVEPYESGMWAIGTARERVPIRYYLIAMLFILFDLEIVFLFPWAVVFRRLGVFGLVEMLVFVGVLGLGLLYAWKRQALEWQ; encoded by the coding sequence GTGCTGGTCGACTACCTCCCCATTCTCGTGCACCTCGTGCTGGCCGTCGGGCTGACGGCGGCCCTGCTTGGGGCCCACGCGCTGCTGGGCGGCCGCCGCCCGACGCCGGCGAAGGTCGAGCCCTACGAGTCGGGGATGTGGGCGATCGGGACCGCGCGGGAGCGCGTGCCCATCCGGTACTACCTGATCGCGATGCTGTTCATCCTGTTCGACCTGGAGATCGTCTTCCTGTTCCCCTGGGCCGTGGTTTTCCGCCGGCTGGGCGTCTTCGGCTTGGTGGAGATGCTGGTGTTCGTCGGCGTGCTGGGCCTGGGGCTCCTCTACGCCTGGAAGCGGCAGGCGCTGGAATGGCAGTGA
- a CDS encoding NADH-quinone oxidoreductase subunit B family protein has protein sequence MAVTTVEPAEVREVERRVLTTTVEKMVAWARSGSIWPAQFGLACCAIEMMASAGARFDIARFGSELFRASPRQADLLIVSGRVSQKMAPVLRHIYDQMLEPKWVIAMGDCASCGGVFNNYALVQGVDKIVPVDVYVAGCPPRPEALLYGVLKLREKIAAGGGRR, from the coding sequence ATGGCAGTGACCACCGTCGAGCCCGCCGAGGTCCGCGAGGTCGAGCGGCGCGTGTTGACCACCACCGTGGAGAAGATGGTGGCGTGGGCGCGCTCGGGCAGCATCTGGCCAGCGCAGTTCGGCCTGGCGTGCTGCGCCATCGAGATGATGGCCAGCGCCGGGGCGCGCTTCGACATCGCGCGCTTCGGCAGCGAGCTGTTCCGCGCCTCGCCCCGCCAGGCCGACCTGCTGATCGTCTCGGGCCGCGTCTCCCAGAAGATGGCGCCTGTGCTGCGTCACATCTACGACCAGATGCTGGAACCCAAGTGGGTCATCGCCATGGGCGACTGCGCCTCGTGCGGCGGGGTGTTCAACAACTACGCGCTGGTCCAGGGGGTCGACAAGATCGTGCCGGTCGACGTCTACGTGGCCGGGTGCCCGCCGCGACCCGAGGCGCTGCTCTACGGCGTGTTGAAGCTCCGGGAGAAGATCGCCGCCGGCGGAGGCCGTCGCTGA
- a CDS encoding NADH-quinone oxidoreductase subunit C, with translation MDAGALAARVQAHLGGELERVEFRGEVTVVVPADRVLDALEAVRTAPGGPWMLTDLTAVDRHPAEPRFEVVYLLAGLQPPVRLRLKARLPGARPVIASATGLWPGANWLEREVYDLFGIRFEGHPHLTRILLPDDWEGHPLRKDYPLTEEPVQFIGHVPKVPSAIIPTSPPRP, from the coding sequence ATGGACGCCGGGGCGCTGGCGGCCCGGGTGCAGGCGCACCTGGGAGGCGAGCTGGAGCGCGTCGAGTTCCGCGGGGAGGTCACGGTGGTCGTGCCGGCCGACCGCGTGCTGGACGCGCTCGAGGCGGTGCGAACCGCACCCGGCGGTCCGTGGATGCTCACGGATCTCACGGCGGTGGACCGCCATCCGGCCGAGCCGCGGTTCGAGGTGGTCTACCTGCTGGCCGGGCTGCAGCCGCCGGTGCGGTTGCGCCTCAAGGCGCGGCTGCCGGGCGCCCGGCCGGTGATCGCCAGCGCCACCGGGCTGTGGCCCGGCGCCAACTGGCTGGAACGCGAGGTCTACGACCTGTTCGGGATCCGCTTCGAGGGCCACCCGCACCTGACGCGGATCCTGTTGCCGGACGACTGGGAGGGACACCCGCTGCGCAAGGACTACCCGCTGACCGAGGAGCCGGTGCAGTTCATCGGGCACGTCCCCAAGGTCCCCAGCGCGATCATTCCCACGTCGCCGCCGCGGCCCTAG
- the nuoD gene encoding NADH dehydrogenase (quinone) subunit D, producing the protein MTTRQTETLTINVGPQHPATHGVLRVVLDLEGEVIVGCRPVIGYLHTGFEKTMEHRTYHQNIVFPARIEYLATFIEECAYVLAVEKLMGITPPERAQVARVILMELSRIASHLVWLGTSVLELNVTSGFFYCFQAREPILDLFEMVSGQRMMHGYIRIGGLAWDLPEGFVPRVRQVMEHLPRQLDDLEAMLTDNLIWRRRTEGVGVLSAADALRLGCTGPLLRGSGVAYDVRKAFPYSGYEQYAFDVPVGTAGDSFERYRLRMEEMRQARRIVLQALERLPGGPWIVDDRKVALPPRSELVRSMEAVIHQFKLVSEGLHPPAGEVYHAVESPRGEKGYYLVSDGSNRPVRVRVRSASFNNLQALPVMLQGHTMADVVVVIATIDPVLGDVDR; encoded by the coding sequence ATGACAACGCGCCAGACCGAGACGCTGACCATCAACGTGGGACCGCAGCACCCCGCCACCCACGGGGTGTTGCGGGTGGTGCTGGACCTCGAGGGCGAGGTGATCGTCGGCTGCCGGCCGGTGATCGGCTACCTCCACACCGGCTTCGAGAAGACCATGGAGCACCGCACCTACCATCAGAACATCGTCTTCCCGGCGCGCATCGAGTACCTCGCCACCTTCATCGAGGAGTGCGCCTACGTGCTGGCCGTGGAGAAGCTGATGGGGATCACGCCGCCGGAGCGGGCGCAGGTGGCCCGGGTGATCCTCATGGAGCTCTCGCGCATCGCCAGCCACCTGGTCTGGCTGGGCACCAGCGTGCTGGAACTCAACGTCACCAGCGGGTTCTTCTACTGCTTCCAGGCCCGTGAGCCGATCCTCGACCTGTTCGAGATGGTCTCCGGCCAGCGCATGATGCACGGCTACATCCGCATCGGCGGGCTGGCCTGGGACCTGCCCGAGGGCTTCGTCCCGCGGGTCCGGCAGGTGATGGAGCACCTGCCCCGCCAGCTGGACGACCTGGAGGCCATGCTCACCGACAACCTGATCTGGCGGCGGCGCACCGAGGGCGTGGGGGTGCTGTCGGCGGCCGACGCGCTCCGCTTGGGGTGCACGGGCCCGCTGCTGCGCGGCTCGGGCGTCGCCTACGACGTGCGCAAAGCGTTTCCGTACAGCGGCTACGAGCAGTACGCGTTCGACGTCCCGGTGGGCACCGCCGGCGACTCGTTCGAGCGGTACCGGCTGCGCATGGAGGAGATGCGTCAGGCGCGCCGCATCGTCCTCCAGGCCCTCGAGCGGCTGCCCGGGGGCCCGTGGATCGTCGACGACCGCAAGGTGGCCCTGCCCCCGCGGTCGGAGCTCGTCCGCAGCATGGAGGCGGTGATCCACCAGTTCAAACTGGTGAGCGAGGGCCTGCACCCGCCGGCGGGCGAGGTGTACCACGCGGTGGAGTCCCCGCGCGGCGAGAAAGGGTACTATCTGGTGAGCGACGGTAGCAACCGGCCGGTGCGGGTCCGGGTGCGCTCGGCGTCGTTCAACAACCTCCAGGCGCTGCCCGTCATGCTCCAGGGACACACCATGGCCGACGTCGTGGTGGTGATCGCCACCATCGATCCCGTCCTGGGGGACGTGGACCGATGA